A section of the Petrimonas sulfuriphila genome encodes:
- a CDS encoding gamma carbonic anhydrase family protein: MAIIKSVRGLTPEIGDNTFLAETAVVIGDVVMGKDCSIWYGAVLRGDVNSIRLGDRVNVQDGAVIHTLYEKSVSILGSDVSVGHNAIIHGATIENGALIGMGAIILDHAVVGEGAIIAAGALVLSGTQVEPGSIYAGVPAKFVKKVDPGQSKEMNQKIAANYLMYSGWYKEL, from the coding sequence ATGGCAATAATAAAATCAGTTCGCGGACTCACCCCGGAAATTGGCGATAATACTTTTTTAGCAGAAACGGCGGTTGTTATCGGTGACGTTGTGATGGGCAAGGATTGTAGTATCTGGTACGGAGCCGTGTTACGGGGCGATGTCAATTCCATTCGCCTGGGGGATCGTGTGAATGTACAGGATGGAGCGGTTATTCATACGCTTTATGAAAAATCGGTTTCTATCCTTGGCAGCGATGTGTCGGTTGGACATAACGCTATCATTCACGGCGCAACAATCGAAAACGGTGCACTAATCGGGATGGGAGCTATTATCCTTGATCATGCCGTGGTGGGTGAGGGTGCCATTATAGCAGCCGGCGCACTTGTCTTGAGCGGCACGCAAGTGGAGCCCGGAAGCATTTATGCGGGTGTCCCGGCAAAATTTGTAAAGAAAGTAGATCCCGGACAATCGAAAGAGATGAATCAAAAAATAGCAGCTAATTACTTGATGTATTCGGGGTGGTATAAAGAGTTATAA
- a CDS encoding Crp/Fnr family transcriptional regulator: MEERADFLRDVRYSIKRYGKGDMLVAQGSVYEMLYIVVKGEVVTEMSDEKGEFVKMELIRAPNPLVTGFLFATDNISPVTALAKTDCVVILIPKDNVFLLMSKYRDFMKAFLAYISNKVAFLSEKLRLASLRTIRAKLGYYLLKESRGEQEFQLKMSKEELSRLLGVSRPALVNVMMQMADEGLIGVDRRKILIKDRIALQRLF, translated from the coding sequence GTGGAAGAAAGAGCCGACTTTTTACGCGACGTACGTTATAGCATAAAACGATACGGGAAAGGAGATATGCTGGTAGCGCAAGGATCAGTTTATGAGATGCTTTACATCGTTGTAAAAGGTGAAGTCGTCACAGAGATGTCTGATGAGAAAGGGGAGTTCGTAAAAATGGAACTGATCAGGGCCCCCAATCCCCTGGTAACCGGTTTTTTGTTTGCTACCGACAATATTTCACCGGTTACAGCATTGGCGAAAACCGATTGTGTGGTAATTCTTATTCCCAAAGATAATGTGTTTCTTTTGATGAGCAAGTACCGGGATTTTATGAAAGCGTTTTTAGCGTATATTTCGAACAAGGTAGCTTTTTTATCGGAAAAGTTAAGGCTTGCATCGTTGCGGACTATACGTGCCAAGCTGGGGTATTACCTTTTGAAAGAATCGAGGGGTGAACAGGAGTTTCAATTGAAGATGTCGAAAGAAGAGTTGTCGCGCTTGTTGGGTGTTTCACGGCCGGCATTGGTAAATGTTATGATGCAGATGGCGGATGAAGGGCTCATCGGCGTGGATAGACGAAAAATCCTGATAAAAGACAGGATAGCCTTGCAGCGCTTGTTTTAA
- the folB gene encoding dihydroneopterin aldolase translates to MQTSFNLKNMRFYAYHGVLPQEKIIGNNFVVNVTFTAEVSRSFETDNVADTVNYAAVYDLVKAEMAVPSKLLEHVAGRIFSEIKRSFPRINSLEVRLAKLNPPVSGEMEASEIIITDNE, encoded by the coding sequence ATGCAAACCTCCTTCAACCTAAAAAACATGCGGTTTTACGCCTACCATGGCGTACTCCCGCAAGAGAAAATTATCGGGAATAATTTTGTGGTTAACGTAACGTTCACTGCCGAGGTTTCCAGGTCTTTTGAGACCGATAACGTGGCTGATACGGTCAATTATGCGGCGGTTTATGATCTGGTGAAAGCAGAAATGGCTGTGCCCAGTAAATTGCTGGAACATGTTGCTGGACGAATATTCTCGGAAATAAAAAGATCATTTCCCCGAATTAACTCCCTCGAAGTACGCCTGGCCAAACTAAATCCGCCCGTAAGCGGAGAGATGGAAGCTTCGGAAATAATTATCACGGACAACGAATAG
- a CDS encoding glucose-6-phosphate dehydrogenase, with amino-acid sequence MDNQALVIFGASGDLTYRKLMPSVFDLYMNNSLPDGYAVLGVSRSKFTDSEFRKKMKEGIKEFSHFKNAGAEKINHFLKKVFYISIDTQKSEDYELVKSKLRELNKKLDLRHNYIFYLSTPPQLYPVIPKYLYGQGLTLQQKGFRRIIIEKPFGHDLKSAMELNKSLTDFFSEEQIYRIDHYLGKETVQNLLVTRFSNGIFEPLWNRNYVQHVEITASESIGVEGRGGYYETAGAMRDMVQNHLLQVASLVAMEPPAKVTSEEIRHEKLKVFRSLRPLNEEDLRNNVIRGQYTESHVKGKYLTGYRDEEGVDKNSRTETYFAMKFFIDNWRWSGVPFYIRSGKRLPTRVSEIVIHFKPSPTQLFKSVDGAIEAGNQLILRIQPDEGILLKTGMKVPGNGYEVKSVNVDFHYSDLKDHYIPEAYERLILDCMTGDNTLYMSGEGAELTWRFVQPILDYWESDPDAPLYGYPSGSWGPDSADKLIEGAQTWRYPCKNLADDGVYCEL; translated from the coding sequence ATGGACAATCAGGCACTGGTTATTTTTGGTGCCTCCGGCGATCTTACCTATCGGAAACTGATGCCTTCGGTTTTCGATCTGTATATGAATAATTCACTTCCAGATGGTTATGCCGTTTTGGGCGTTAGTCGCTCAAAATTTACCGATTCCGAGTTTCGAAAAAAAATGAAGGAGGGGATCAAGGAGTTTTCACACTTCAAAAATGCAGGTGCGGAGAAGATAAACCACTTTTTAAAGAAAGTTTTTTACATCAGCATCGACACACAAAAGAGTGAAGATTATGAACTGGTGAAAAGTAAACTGAGGGAGTTGAATAAGAAATTGGATCTCCGCCACAACTATATTTTTTACCTTTCCACACCTCCGCAACTTTATCCGGTTATTCCAAAATATCTTTACGGGCAAGGGCTTACGTTACAACAAAAGGGATTCCGACGGATTATTATTGAAAAACCTTTCGGACACGATTTAAAGTCAGCTATGGAGTTGAATAAGTCGCTGACCGATTTTTTCAGCGAGGAACAAATTTATCGTATTGATCATTATCTGGGAAAGGAAACCGTTCAAAACCTGCTGGTTACTCGTTTTTCAAACGGGATTTTTGAACCGTTGTGGAACAGAAACTATGTGCAGCACGTGGAAATTACGGCTTCCGAAAGCATCGGAGTGGAGGGGCGCGGTGGATATTACGAAACTGCTGGCGCTATGCGTGATATGGTTCAGAATCACTTGCTTCAGGTGGCATCACTGGTAGCCATGGAGCCGCCGGCAAAAGTGACTTCTGAAGAGATCCGGCACGAGAAACTAAAAGTTTTCCGTTCGTTGCGTCCGTTGAACGAAGAGGATTTGCGAAACAATGTAATCCGGGGACAATATACCGAGTCGCATGTGAAAGGAAAATACCTTACCGGATACCGCGACGAAGAAGGTGTAGATAAAAATTCGCGGACGGAAACTTATTTTGCGATGAAGTTTTTTATCGATAACTGGCGCTGGAGCGGGGTGCCGTTTTATATCCGGTCGGGAAAGCGTTTACCTACAAGAGTTTCAGAAATTGTAATCCATTTCAAACCGTCGCCCACACAACTTTTTAAATCGGTTGACGGAGCTATTGAAGCAGGCAACCAGCTGATCCTGCGTATTCAGCCCGATGAGGGAATTTTATTAAAAACAGGTATGAAGGTCCCGGGAAACGGTTACGAGGTGAAATCGGTAAATGTGGATTTTCATTATTCCGACCTGAAAGACCATTATATCCCTGAAGCATACGAACGGTTGATCCTGGATTGCATGACGGGTGACAACACCCTGTATATGTCGGGGGAAGGGGCCGAATTGACGTGGAGATTTGTGCAACCCATTCTCGATTATTGGGAAAGTGATCCGGATGCACCTTTGTACGGTTATCCTTCTGGGTCTTGGGGTCCGGATAGCGCGGATAAGCTGATCGAAGGTGCGCAGACCTGGCGCTATCCGTGTAAAAACCTGGCGGATGATGGGGTTTATTGTGAATTGTAA
- a CDS encoding MFS transporter, with translation MSWSKKQLSTLITVSITSFMGTFLISSINIALPAIEKSFALNAVSLSWIITGFLVATGMFLLPVGKLGDISGNVRLFKLGLIVFTLASMLCAISPSGIWLIAARFVQGVGSAFTSTTGQAILVANFPARNRGQVIGISVASVYTGLATGPFIGGFLTQALGWHSLFYVAAVLGILSTAIAFSFLEKDVAVHGGEKKIDLRGTFVFMPGLIALVYGSSHIPSSSGWALMAFGIILLALFWIIESRVVYPMFETRLFTHNKLFGFSNLAALINYTATSAIVFFLSLYLQKIQGLSPRDAGAVIIAQPVMMALFSPVVGRLSDKIQPRYFATLGMAMCSAGLFAMSFFTAATPLWLIVSILIWEGLGFAFFSSPNMNTIMSSVDKSRYGQASGTASSMRIFGQIAGMTIVTFFFAFYFGSNTVTEVTDTVFLTAMKWGFITFTLISLVGIYFSFTRGNVERQ, from the coding sequence ATGTCCTGGTCAAAAAAACAATTGTCCACGTTGATTACCGTTTCCATTACCTCGTTCATGGGAACGTTTCTGATATCATCCATTAATATTGCCTTGCCTGCTATTGAAAAAAGTTTCGCGCTTAATGCCGTTTCACTCAGCTGGATCATTACCGGCTTTTTAGTGGCCACCGGTATGTTTCTTCTGCCAGTAGGTAAGCTGGGCGATATTTCGGGCAATGTACGACTCTTTAAGTTGGGACTGATCGTTTTTACGCTTGCGTCGATGTTATGCGCAATTTCGCCTTCAGGCATCTGGCTTATCGCTGCCCGTTTTGTACAAGGTGTAGGGTCGGCTTTTACCAGTACCACCGGACAGGCTATCCTGGTAGCTAATTTCCCTGCTCGTAACCGTGGACAGGTGATAGGTATTTCAGTGGCGTCGGTTTACACCGGGTTGGCAACAGGTCCGTTTATCGGAGGATTTTTAACACAGGCCTTGGGCTGGCATTCGTTGTTCTATGTGGCAGCTGTTCTGGGAATATTGTCTACGGCCATAGCTTTTTCTTTTCTGGAAAAAGATGTGGCTGTTCATGGAGGCGAAAAGAAAATTGATTTACGGGGGACGTTTGTGTTTATGCCGGGTTTAATAGCGTTAGTTTACGGTTCATCGCATATCCCCTCCAGTTCCGGTTGGGCTCTTATGGCTTTTGGTATCATCCTGTTGGCCCTGTTCTGGATAATTGAGAGCCGGGTGGTTTACCCTATGTTTGAGACACGTCTTTTTACGCACAATAAGCTTTTTGGCTTTTCTAACCTGGCGGCTCTAATCAATTATACGGCTACCTCTGCCATTGTGTTTTTCCTGAGCCTCTATCTGCAAAAAATCCAGGGGCTGTCACCCCGTGATGCGGGTGCGGTCATTATAGCCCAACCGGTTATGATGGCACTGTTCTCGCCCGTAGTGGGCCGCCTTTCCGACAAAATCCAGCCGCGTTACTTTGCAACGCTAGGGATGGCAATGTGTTCGGCTGGATTATTCGCCATGTCTTTTTTCACTGCTGCAACTCCGTTATGGTTAATTGTTTCGATATTGATTTGGGAAGGGCTTGGCTTTGCCTTTTTCTCATCGCCCAATATGAATACCATTATGAGTTCAGTGGATAAGAGCCGTTACGGTCAGGCATCAGGGACAGCATCTTCGATGCGTATTTTTGGACAAATTGCAGGAATGACTATCGTCACGTTCTTTTTTGCTTTCTATTTTGGAAGCAACACCGTGACAGAGGTTACCGACACTGTTTTTCTTACTGCCATGAAATGGGGTTTCATAACCTTTACTCTGATCAGCCTGGTGGGAATTTATTTTTCATTTACACGAGGCAATGTGGAGAGACAATAA
- the ruvX gene encoding Holliday junction resolvase RuvX, with product MSRLLAIDYGKKRTGIAVSDPLQLIANGLTTVDTAGIFDFLRSYFEKEKVEKVIIGLPRQMNYEASENLPKIEQFADQLRKLYPHLDVVCFDERFTSKMAQQTMIDGGLKKKDRRNKALIDEISATIILQGYMESLIYKKERRQ from the coding sequence ATGAGCAGGCTCCTCGCTATCGATTACGGGAAAAAAAGAACAGGTATTGCGGTCAGTGACCCGTTACAACTCATAGCCAACGGACTGACAACGGTGGATACCGCCGGGATTTTCGACTTTCTGCGGTCTTATTTTGAAAAAGAGAAAGTTGAAAAAGTAATTATTGGATTACCCAGGCAAATGAACTACGAAGCGTCGGAAAACCTGCCGAAAATAGAGCAGTTTGCCGATCAGCTCAGAAAATTATACCCTCATCTGGATGTTGTCTGTTTTGATGAACGGTTTACATCGAAAATGGCTCAACAAACAATGATTGACGGCGGTTTAAAGAAAAAAGACAGAAGAAACAAAGCTTTGATCGATGAAATCAGTGCCACCATAATCCTGCAGGGATATATGGAAAGCTTGATTTATAAAAAAGAAAGAAGGCAATAA
- the pgl gene encoding 6-phosphogluconolactonase, translated as MQTKIFNTKEELNRAFTDYLKEILKDRERVTVALSGGSTPKSLFDYWAQRHATDIDWKSVFLFWGDERCVPPTDEQSNYRMTRDHLLDHVAIPERNIFRIKGENDPAAEAQRYSTLLQMEVETVDTVPSFDLVILGLGDDGHTASIFPHEIDLWESADLCVVGTHPDSGQKRISLSGKVINHAQRVAFLVTGDGKAEKVKQIIESGKEVAAAYPAAKVKPLTNNLVWFLDKEAARLLGK; from the coding sequence ATGCAAACAAAAATATTCAATACAAAAGAAGAACTGAACCGTGCGTTTACGGATTACCTGAAGGAGATACTAAAAGACCGGGAAAGGGTTACAGTAGCATTATCGGGAGGCTCCACTCCGAAATCACTGTTTGATTACTGGGCTCAACGCCATGCAACCGATATCGACTGGAAAAGTGTTTTCCTGTTTTGGGGAGACGAACGTTGCGTGCCGCCCACCGATGAGCAAAGCAATTACAGGATGACCCGGGATCATTTACTCGATCATGTGGCCATCCCGGAAAGAAATATTTTTCGTATCAAGGGGGAAAATGACCCTGCTGCCGAAGCACAAAGATATTCTACCTTACTGCAAATGGAAGTAGAAACGGTGGATACCGTTCCTTCGTTTGACCTGGTTATTCTGGGGTTAGGCGATGATGGACACACGGCCTCCATTTTTCCGCACGAAATCGACTTATGGGAAAGTGCAGATTTATGTGTGGTGGGAACACATCCCGACAGCGGACAAAAACGGATAAGTTTGTCGGGAAAAGTAATTAATCATGCTCAGCGAGTGGCGTTTTTAGTTACGGGAGATGGCAAAGCTGAAAAAGTGAAACAGATCATTGAATCGGGAAAAGAAGTAGCCGCAGCTTATCCGGCTGCCAAGGTAAAACCCCTGACCAACAACCTGGTATGGTTTTTGGACAAAGAAGCGGCAAGGTTATTGGGAAAGTAA
- the lptB gene encoding LPS export ABC transporter ATP-binding protein has translation MNDETRQAEVPDGQLVLRTENLVKKYGKRTVVSHVSIHLKQGEIVGLLGPNGAGKTTTFYMTVGLIVPNEGSIYLGDQNITKYPVYKRAQYGIGYLAQEASIFRKMTVEDNIKSVLEFTNKTPEERKKKLEELITEFGLEKVRKNLGDRLSGGERRRSEIARCLAIDPKFIMLDEPFAGVDPIAVQDIQSIVAQLKYRNIGILITDHNVDETLSITDRAYLLFEGRVLFQGTAEELAENPVVREKYLGRDFELRRKNFEMLP, from the coding sequence ATGAACGACGAGACGAGACAAGCCGAAGTACCTGACGGGCAGTTAGTGCTACGTACCGAAAACCTGGTAAAAAAATATGGTAAAAGGACAGTAGTAAGCCACGTTTCCATCCATTTGAAACAAGGCGAAATTGTCGGCTTGCTGGGTCCTAACGGGGCCGGAAAAACCACCACGTTTTACATGACTGTGGGACTGATTGTTCCTAACGAAGGAAGCATATACCTGGGCGATCAGAACATTACCAAATATCCGGTTTACAAACGGGCACAGTACGGGATAGGTTACCTGGCCCAGGAAGCCTCTATTTTCAGGAAAATGACGGTGGAAGACAACATCAAGTCGGTGTTGGAATTTACCAACAAAACCCCTGAAGAAAGAAAGAAAAAACTGGAAGAGTTGATTACCGAATTCGGATTGGAAAAAGTACGGAAAAACCTGGGCGACCGTTTGTCGGGAGGAGAACGCCGTCGTTCTGAAATTGCCCGGTGCCTGGCTATTGATCCCAAGTTCATTATGCTCGACGAACCTTTTGCAGGGGTCGATCCAATTGCCGTTCAAGACATTCAGTCGATTGTGGCACAACTTAAATACAGAAACATCGGCATCCTGATCACCGACCACAACGTCGATGAAACGCTGAGCATAACCGACCGGGCTTACCTGCTTTTCGAGGGCAGGGTGTTGTTTCAGGGGACGGCGGAAGAACTGGCGGAGAACCCGGTCGTAAGGGAGAAATACCTGGGTCGGGATTTTGAATTGCGCCGCAAAAATTTTGAAATGTTGCCATGA
- the def gene encoding peptide deformylase, which yields MILPIYVYGHPLLRKTAKEIDAATYPNLKELIDNMYETMYSADGVGLAAPQVGLEDRIFVVDLEPLADNEHPEFKSFKKVFINAEITEKTGELEWVEEGCLSIPGIHEKVPREERIRIQYLDEDLQPHDEEYTGYMARVIQHEYDHLDGIMFTDRISPLRKRMIKSKLSNMEKGKVSCHYRVKTV from the coding sequence ATGATTTTACCCATATACGTGTACGGACACCCCCTTTTAAGAAAAACAGCCAAAGAGATTGATGCGGCAACGTATCCCAACCTGAAGGAGTTGATTGACAATATGTATGAAACAATGTACAGTGCCGACGGCGTTGGGCTTGCCGCCCCCCAGGTAGGCTTGGAAGACCGTATTTTTGTCGTTGACCTGGAGCCGCTGGCAGATAATGAACATCCTGAATTCAAAAGTTTCAAGAAGGTGTTTATCAATGCAGAGATAACCGAAAAAACCGGTGAGTTGGAATGGGTGGAAGAAGGATGCCTGAGCATTCCGGGTATCCATGAAAAAGTGCCGCGTGAAGAAAGAATCCGCATTCAATATCTCGATGAAGATCTGCAGCCGCACGATGAAGAATACACCGGTTATATGGCTCGTGTTATCCAGCACGAATACGATCATCTCGACGGAATCATGTTTACCGACCGTATTTCCCCGTTGCGCAAACGAATGATAAAAAGCAAGTTATCAAACATGGAGAAAGGAAAGGTAAGCTGCCACTACCGAGTAAAAACGGTGTAA
- a CDS encoding aminopeptidase P family protein, with the protein MSTSTISERLIAIRNFMEAAKLDAFIIPSTDAHLSEYPPKRWESRKWISGFTGSAGTAVVTKKRAGVWTDSRYFLQAADELEGTGFDLFKMGQPGTPEMTAWIVEQVGKGGTVGIDGLVYAASDAKALRSALEAKDIRLETTLDPFAEVWKDRPEIPGNKVFLLSEEITGESTKSKIERIHDELDRLGADGLIAVTLDAVAWIFNMRGSDVDFNPVAVAYGYVSKKESVLFVDEEKLDDLTKNTLLKQGVKIDDYDRVFSYVANLPENTAVCLTGHKINYKLYQTLSATCRIIDVPSPVDLMKAVKNETELNGFRHAMVKDGVALVKFFMWLEKAVPEGSVTEITVDEKLREFRSQQELFVGESFSTIAGYARNGAVIHYRAQPDTCLKIEPKGLLLIDSGGQYKDGTTDITRTVAVGKLTKQMREDYTNVLKGHIGIATVVYPEGTRGSQLDVLARKALWDNCQTYWHGTGHGIGHFLNVHEGPQNIRLEENPTVLKVGMVTSNEPGIYRTNEYGIRIENLIVTQEYNKTEDFGTFYNFETITLCPIDTKPIVKKLLTKKEIKWLNSYHEMVYSKLKKHLNKTEKEWLKEKTRPI; encoded by the coding sequence ATGAGTACATCAACCATTTCTGAACGATTAATCGCCATAAGAAATTTTATGGAAGCAGCCAAGCTGGATGCATTTATAATTCCCAGTACCGATGCGCATTTGAGCGAGTACCCGCCGAAAAGGTGGGAGTCACGCAAGTGGATAAGCGGATTTACCGGTTCTGCCGGAACAGCTGTTGTGACCAAGAAAAGAGCCGGTGTCTGGACAGATTCGAGGTATTTTCTTCAGGCAGCTGACGAGTTGGAGGGGACGGGTTTTGACTTGTTTAAAATGGGACAACCCGGCACACCTGAAATGACCGCATGGATCGTTGAACAGGTAGGTAAGGGTGGAACAGTAGGAATCGATGGGCTTGTTTATGCCGCATCCGATGCCAAAGCATTGAGATCCGCGTTGGAAGCTAAAGATATACGGCTGGAGACCACACTCGACCCGTTCGCTGAAGTGTGGAAAGACCGTCCGGAAATTCCCGGGAACAAGGTTTTTCTTTTGTCTGAAGAGATCACCGGAGAATCCACTAAAAGCAAGATCGAGAGAATCCATGACGAACTCGACAGATTGGGTGCCGACGGGTTAATTGCTGTTACCCTGGATGCCGTAGCCTGGATTTTTAATATGCGCGGCAGCGATGTTGATTTTAATCCGGTGGCTGTTGCCTATGGCTACGTATCAAAAAAAGAAAGCGTACTTTTTGTAGATGAAGAAAAACTGGACGACCTTACCAAAAATACTCTCTTGAAACAAGGAGTGAAAATTGACGATTACGACCGGGTTTTCAGCTATGTCGCCAATTTACCCGAAAACACTGCCGTTTGCCTTACTGGCCATAAAATCAATTACAAGTTGTACCAGACCCTTTCGGCAACGTGCAGGATCATCGACGTTCCCTCGCCGGTGGACTTGATGAAAGCCGTTAAGAATGAAACTGAACTCAACGGATTCCGCCATGCCATGGTTAAAGACGGGGTGGCTTTGGTGAAGTTCTTTATGTGGCTCGAAAAAGCGGTGCCCGAAGGAAGCGTAACGGAAATTACGGTAGATGAAAAGTTACGTGAATTTCGTTCACAACAGGAATTGTTTGTGGGTGAGAGCTTTTCAACCATAGCGGGATATGCCCGGAACGGAGCCGTTATCCATTATCGCGCCCAACCCGACACTTGCCTTAAAATAGAGCCAAAAGGTTTGTTGCTGATCGATTCCGGTGGCCAATACAAGGACGGTACCACCGATATCACCCGTACGGTAGCCGTGGGTAAACTTACTAAACAAATGAGGGAGGATTACACCAACGTACTGAAAGGACATATCGGTATTGCAACGGTAGTTTACCCCGAAGGAACGCGGGGTTCGCAACTCGACGTTCTCGCTCGTAAAGCGTTGTGGGATAATTGCCAGACCTACTGGCACGGAACAGGACATGGCATCGGACATTTTCTCAATGTGCACGAAGGGCCCCAGAACATTCGTCTCGAGGAAAACCCAACGGTTTTGAAGGTGGGTATGGTCACCTCCAATGAACCGGGCATTTATCGCACCAACGAATACGGGATCCGGATCGAGAACCTTATTGTTACACAAGAATATAATAAAACAGAAGATTTCGGTACATTCTATAATTTTGAAACCATCACGCTTTGCCCGATTGACACCAAACCCATAGTGAAGAAATTACTGACAAAAAAAGAGATCAAGTGGCTCAACTCATACCACGAAATGGTATACAGTAAGTTAAAGAAACACTTGAATAAAACAGAAAAAGAGTGGTTGAAGGAAAAGACACGGCCTATTTAA
- a CDS encoding prolyl oligopeptidase family serine peptidase, with protein sequence MKQLLIILVFTLVSSAAFAQQEEYQKKTYVSSENDTLLYRELVPEKLILNQSYPLVIFLHGAGERGNDNEAQLRHGGNMFTNPVNREKYPAFVIFPQCPQEDFWAPRNRSAAAGENPFNQNPPVSKALSLVKKILDEAIEKYPVDRNRIYVAGLSMGGMGTFDMLCRYPDLFAAAIPICGGVSTERLRKIKTKTNIRIFHGDADTVVPVTYSREAYKTLKQNRASVEYIEYPGVNHDSWTPAFNEDDFMAWLFSKRK encoded by the coding sequence ATGAAACAATTACTTATTATTCTCGTATTCACATTGGTCTCTTCCGCTGCTTTTGCGCAGCAAGAAGAGTATCAGAAGAAGACGTATGTTTCTTCCGAAAACGATACGTTGCTCTACAGGGAGTTAGTGCCTGAAAAATTGATACTGAACCAAAGCTATCCTTTGGTGATTTTTCTTCATGGTGCGGGAGAACGTGGAAACGATAACGAAGCACAACTGCGTCACGGTGGAAATATGTTTACAAATCCGGTGAATCGGGAAAAATATCCCGCTTTTGTGATCTTTCCTCAATGTCCCCAAGAAGACTTTTGGGCACCAAGAAACCGTTCGGCGGCCGCAGGAGAAAACCCTTTTAATCAGAATCCTCCTGTGTCTAAGGCGTTGAGCCTGGTAAAAAAAATTCTGGATGAAGCGATTGAGAAATATCCTGTGGATAGAAACAGAATTTACGTAGCCGGACTTTCGATGGGAGGGATGGGAACATTTGATATGTTGTGCCGATACCCTGATCTTTTTGCTGCCGCAATCCCTATCTGCGGGGGAGTAAGCACCGAAAGGCTGAGGAAAATTAAAACCAAAACAAATATTCGAATTTTTCACGGTGATGCCGATACAGTTGTCCCGGTTACCTATTCCCGTGAGGCATATAAGACTCTCAAGCAAAACAGGGCTAGCGTTGAATATATTGAATATCCGGGTGTAAATCATGACAGTTGGACTCCTGCATTCAACGAAGATGATTTCATGGCATGGCTTTTCAGTAAAAGAAAGTGA